The Pseudomonadota bacterium region TTTCTCTACGATTATTTTGCCGTGGATGTTATCGAGGCACCTCATGGGCGGGCTTCGGCGGTGGCCACCGGGACCAAACGGGTATTGAAAGATCAGATTGTTTTCACCTATCAGGGTGATGGTGATCTGGCGGCTATTGGTACGGCTGAAATCATTCATGCGGCTAACCGAGGTGAGAATATTACGGTCATATTTGTTAATAATTCCATCTATGGGATGACCGGCGGCCAGATGGCTCCTACCACGATGCTGGGACAGAGCAGTACCACCACCCCCTATGGTCGGGATTATCATCGTGATGGTTATCCGATCAAAATGACCGAGATGCTGGCAGCCCTTGAGGGGCCTTCACTGGTAGCCCGGGTTGCCGTAGATAAACCCGCCAATGTGAAAAAAGCCCGTAAAATTATCCGTCAGGCTTTTCAGATGCAGGTGGAAGACAAAGGTTTTTCTTTTGTGGAGGTTTTATCCGCCTGTCCGACCAATTGGGGTATGACTCCCCAGAAAGCGACCAAACGGGTTAGTGATGAAATGATTCCCTATTTCCCCCTGGGAGTGCTGAAACAAAAAGATGTGGTGGATGTGCTGTGAAGAGAAGGAGTGTTGGATGCATTATGATGTGATTATGGCCGGTTTTGGCGGCCAGGGAATCATGCTGATCGGAAATCTGCTGGCCTATGCCGCCATTCGCGAAGATAAAAATGTTACTTATTTGCCTTCCTATGGCGTCGAAATGCGCGGGGGGACAGCCAACTGCTCAGTGGTGATTGATGAGCGGGATATCGGTTCTCCGGTGGTTGGACGACCATTATCATTGTTGATAATGAACCGTCCATCGCTGATTAAATTTGAGCCGCGGATGAAACCGGGTGGAGTTTTGATCCTTAATTCATCTTTGGTGCCGGTTGCCGAGTCCAAAAGGGATGATATTGATTTGGTCCCTTTGCCTTTAAATCAGTTGGCTCAGGATGAACTGGGCAATGATCGGCTGGCTAACATGGTGGCGTTGGGTGCCTATGTAAAAAAGACCGGGGTAGTCTCCATAAAGGCGGTTCAAGCTGCCCTTGAAGACGCACTGAACCCAAAATATCATAAAATGATTCCCCTGAACCAGAGGGCAATCGAATTGGGAGCGGCTGAAGTTTAATCGGCTGTTACATGGAGATGTTGATGAATGCGGTAAATGGATCTATTGAAACGATGAAAGTATGCGAAAATATCAAGACTATCAGGGAAAAGCAAGGACTGTCCCTGCAGGAATTGGCCGGGAGAACCGGCTATTCAACCGCCGTGCTTTCCCAGATTGAAAATCACCTGGAGTCACCTTCTCTTGGAACTATGGTTCGTTTGGCCAAAGCACTTCATGTTTCCATCGGCAGTTTTTTTAACCGTGAAGATACTGAACCGTTTACCATTATACGTCATGATGAGCGGCAGACAGTTTCCCGTTTTGCGTCCAAGGAAGGTGTGACCTATGGATATACCTATGAGTCCCTGGGGGTAGGAAAAAAAGACCGGCAGATGGAACCGTTTTGTTTAACCCTTGAGCCGGCAACGCTGCCATCAGCTGCCAGCTCATCCCATGAGGGGGAAGAGTTTATCTATGTCCTGGAAGGCTCCATTGATGTGACTCTCTGGGATCATACCGATGTCCTTAGTGCGGGTGACAGCATTTATTATGAATCATCCATTCCCCACCGGGTTCAGTGCCACGGTGATTCCCCGGCGAAAATCCTGGCGGTAATACATCCGTAGAATAAAAAAGGTGCAAGGTGCAAGGTATAAGGTGCAAGGTTTTCTCTCTATACCGTATACCGCTCACCATGACCCCTCGAAGAGAGTGAAATAAAGTTCTAAAACCGGGGATTGCTTAAACC contains the following coding sequences:
- a CDS encoding 2-oxoacid:acceptor oxidoreductase family protein — protein: MHYDVIMAGFGGQGIMLIGNLLAYAAIREDKNVTYLPSYGVEMRGGTANCSVVIDERDIGSPVVGRPLSLLIMNRPSLIKFEPRMKPGGVLILNSSLVPVAESKRDDIDLVPLPLNQLAQDELGNDRLANMVALGAYVKKTGVVSIKAVQAALEDALNPKYHKMIPLNQRAIELGAAEV
- a CDS encoding thiamine pyrophosphate-dependent enzyme — encoded protein: MKQVVKRPTSLTDKPFHFCPGCHHGIVHRLVAEALDFFNLREKTIGVASVGCSVFLYDYFAVDVIEAPHGRASAVATGTKRVLKDQIVFTYQGDGDLAAIGTAEIIHAANRGENITVIFVNNSIYGMTGGQMAPTTMLGQSSTTTPYGRDYHRDGYPIKMTEMLAALEGPSLVARVAVDKPANVKKARKIIRQAFQMQVEDKGFSFVEVLSACPTNWGMTPQKATKRVSDEMIPYFPLGVLKQKDVVDVL
- a CDS encoding XRE family transcriptional regulator encodes the protein MNAVNGSIETMKVCENIKTIREKQGLSLQELAGRTGYSTAVLSQIENHLESPSLGTMVRLAKALHVSIGSFFNREDTEPFTIIRHDERQTVSRFASKEGVTYGYTYESLGVGKKDRQMEPFCLTLEPATLPSAASSSHEGEEFIYVLEGSIDVTLWDHTDVLSAGDSIYYESSIPHRVQCHGDSPAKILAVIHP